Proteins encoded by one window of Polaribacter haliotis:
- a CDS encoding TPM domain-containing protein, giving the protein MSKVEEFLSPAEEKEIISAIRIAETNTSGEIRVHIEASSEKDHYERALEVFHLLKMDNTKDANAVLIYVAVNDKKFVIYGDKGINKVVPKDFWDTTKDVIQNNFKKGNFKQGIVDGILKAGEELQDHFPWQIDDENELSNEISK; this is encoded by the coding sequence ATGTCTAAAGTAGAAGAATTTCTTAGTCCAGCAGAAGAAAAGGAAATTATTTCTGCGATTAGAATAGCAGAGACAAATACTTCTGGCGAAATACGTGTGCATATTGAAGCTTCTTCCGAGAAAGACCATTATGAACGTGCGTTAGAAGTATTTCATCTGTTAAAGATGGACAATACAAAAGACGCTAATGCCGTCTTAATTTATGTTGCTGTAAATGATAAAAAATTTGTTATTTATGGCGATAAAGGAATAAATAAAGTGGTTCCCAAAGACTTTTGGGATACCACCAAAGACGTAATTCAAAATAACTTTAAAAAAGGAAATTTTAAACAAGGTATTGTTGATGGAATTTTAAAAGCTGGAGAAGAATTACAAGATCATTTTCCTTGGCAAATTGATGATGAAAACGAATTATCTAATGAAATTTCTAAATAA
- a CDS encoding TPM domain-containing protein, with protein MNFLKSIKVVIFLFGIFSTQLIFGQFTVPEKPKFQTSVYDYTKLLSDNQKTSLENKLVRYSDSTSTQIVVIIIETTKNESIGILAPRWAQKWGIGQAKEDNGILILLAEKDRKIWIAPGYGIEPILTAGIVGDITRNVIIPEFKRGDFYGGLDKGSDAIFQLLNGVYKGSRKENAKGFDPGIIFFILIIIIFIILISRGNKNNGSGGKRFRRGSLADTIFDTIILSNAGRGGGSFGGGFGGSSSGGGFGGSSGGFGGGFGGGGFSGGGAGGSW; from the coding sequence ATGAATTTCTTGAAATCAATTAAAGTCGTAATATTCTTATTTGGAATTTTTTCCACTCAATTAATTTTTGGGCAATTTACTGTTCCAGAGAAACCGAAATTTCAAACAAGCGTTTACGATTACACAAAACTTCTTTCAGATAATCAAAAAACAAGTTTAGAAAATAAACTTGTTCGATATTCAGATTCTACATCCACACAAATTGTTGTTATAATTATTGAAACCACAAAGAACGAGAGTATTGGAATTCTTGCTCCAAGATGGGCACAAAAATGGGGAATTGGTCAAGCCAAAGAAGACAATGGAATACTTATTTTATTAGCCGAAAAAGATCGTAAAATTTGGATTGCTCCTGGTTATGGAATAGAGCCAATTTTAACTGCAGGAATCGTTGGAGATATTACAAGAAATGTAATTATTCCAGAATTTAAAAGAGGCGATTTTTATGGTGGATTAGACAAAGGGTCAGATGCAATCTTTCAACTGTTAAATGGCGTATATAAAGGATCTCGCAAAGAAAATGCGAAAGGTTTCGACCCTGGAATTATATTTTTTATTTTAATAATTATCATATTTATTATTTTAATCTCTAGAGGAAATAAAAATAATGGAAGTGGAGGAAAACGCTTTAGAAGAGGTTCTTTAGCAGATACAATTTTCGATACTATTATTTTAAGCAACGCTGGTAGAGGTGGAGGAAGTTTTGGTGGTGGCTTTGGAGGCTCTTCTTCTGGAGGTGGTTTTGGAGGTTCGTCAGGAGGTTTTGGTGGCGGATTTGGTGGTGGTGGATTTAGTGGTGGTGGAGCAGGTGGAAGCTGGTAA
- a CDS encoding DUF423 domain-containing protein produces MSQQGLLFGAFFGCLAIILGAFGAHLLKKKLNIEQLQSFETGVKYQMYHAIVLLILGFQLNSEIPIDRYIIHAFIIGVFLFSFSIYGLVISSVNNKKLRFLGPITPLGGLFLVAGWALLFYKFVILF; encoded by the coding sequence ATGAGTCAGCAAGGTTTACTTTTTGGAGCGTTCTTTGGATGCTTAGCAATTATTTTAGGTGCTTTTGGAGCACATTTATTGAAGAAAAAATTAAATATAGAGCAGTTACAAAGTTTTGAAACTGGCGTAAAATACCAAATGTATCACGCAATTGTATTGTTGATTTTAGGATTTCAATTAAACTCGGAAATTCCAATTGACAGATATATTATCCATGCTTTTATAATTGGTGTTTTCTTGTTTTCGTTTTCTATTTATGGTTTGGTAATTTCTTCTGTAAATAATAAAAAACTACGTTTTTTAGGACCAATTACACCTTTAGGAGGTTTGTTTTTAGTTGCAGGTTGGGCTTTGTTATTTTACAAGTTTGTGATTCTTTTTTAA
- a CDS encoding metallophosphoesterase, with amino-acid sequence MQVSNDHKYVPRKDSSKVIHSFYLIGDAGNSDLYQKDSALSYLEQEIKSANKNSTLIYLGDNVYQKGIPDENSKNYKLAKYRLKVQTDIGKSFPGKTLVIPGNHDWYSGLKGLKRQEKLVEEALGKNTFQPENGCPLEKIEVNDEINIIVVDTHWYVTNWDNHPGINDECEIKTREKFFEEFEGLIKKSQGKTTLIALHHPMFTNGPHGGYYSFKSHMKPLPVFGSALNILRKASGVTNTDQQNDKYNHLRKRIISLAQQNEKIIFVSGHEHSIQYIVQDNIPQIVSGSGSKFTATKNVNGGLFSYGTQGFARLDVYEDGASTVHFYTAKERKIVFEANVFKKDSVVEFTNFPNAKLTEKEAGIYKDSETKRGKFYKFLWGKRYRKYFGQKIVAPTVNLDTLYGGLKPVRKGGGHQSKSLRLEGKDGREYVMRALRKNAVQYLQAVAFKNQYVEGQFKKTYTEDLLLDVFTGSHPYAPFTIDKLAEAIDVYHTKPILFYVPKQKGLQKFNAEFGDELYMIEARTADGHGDKKYFGFSDEIISTDDLRKNLAKDEKYILDEASYIRARLFDMLIGDWDRHQDQWRWAEFKEGEKVVYRPVPRDRDQAFSIFSDGFLMNLLTGSIPALKGMRSYEEDIKSPQHFSMSAYPLDMRLIRESNKEIWDKQVSIIQNQITDKVIESAFSKFPKEVRDESIDDIKRKLKGRRKNLQKISDKYFKHLNKFQVITGTNKDDWFEIERFRNGDTKVAVYRIKDGEKADIVHERTYKYKVTKEIWMYGLDDDDVFLLNGKNGNKTIKLKIIGGLNNDTYEINNKKNVKVYDQKSKKNTFKTTNVHKKITDDYKTNTYNYKKLKSRSNLISPAIGYNPDDGIKIGLKNTLLVNSFERNPFTRKHIIEGYYFFATNGYELKYNGEYANILDRLNLGLNAQFNSPNYARNFFGYGNNSYNPEADDLENRNFNRVKIRKIQVGSFLKYRGDLGAEIKLAANFQNFDVERTSNRFLETQYLATNKIFKAQNFFNTEASYYYQHSDNPAFPTLGVEFNALLGHTRSLNSKRNFSYATTSLGITHKIIPNGKLVLASKVDGHFTFGNDFEFYQAATIGGNEGLRGYRNERFTGKNAFYHTTDIRYNISNLRTAILPINIGVYGGFDYGKVWESPDNIVFAPLDSPTPNTSYGGGFFLNAANMLTTSVGAFNSSDGLRITFSLGFDF; translated from the coding sequence ATGCAAGTTTCAAACGATCATAAATATGTTCCTAGAAAAGATTCTTCGAAAGTAATTCACTCTTTTTATTTAATTGGAGATGCAGGTAATTCAGATTTGTATCAAAAAGATTCTGCACTTTCTTATTTAGAACAAGAAATTAAATCGGCAAACAAGAATTCGACTCTTATTTATTTAGGAGATAATGTATATCAGAAAGGAATTCCAGATGAAAACTCAAAAAACTATAAACTTGCAAAATACCGTTTAAAAGTTCAAACAGATATTGGCAAAAGCTTTCCAGGTAAAACATTAGTTATCCCTGGAAATCACGACTGGTATAGTGGTTTAAAAGGTTTAAAAAGACAAGAAAAGTTAGTTGAAGAAGCTTTAGGAAAAAACACTTTTCAACCAGAAAATGGTTGTCCATTAGAAAAAATAGAAGTAAACGACGAGATAAACATTATTGTTGTTGACACACATTGGTATGTTACAAACTGGGACAATCACCCAGGAATAAACGACGAATGTGAAATAAAAACAAGAGAAAAATTCTTTGAAGAATTTGAAGGATTAATAAAAAAATCGCAAGGAAAAACAACACTTATTGCTTTACACCATCCAATGTTTACCAATGGACCTCATGGAGGTTATTATTCATTTAAAAGCCATATGAAACCTTTACCAGTTTTTGGTTCTGCTTTAAATATTCTTAGAAAAGCATCTGGAGTTACAAATACAGACCAACAAAACGATAAATACAATCATTTAAGAAAACGAATTATTAGTTTGGCACAACAGAACGAAAAAATAATTTTTGTTTCTGGGCACGAACATAGTATCCAATACATAGTACAAGATAATATACCACAAATTGTAAGTGGTTCTGGTTCTAAATTTACTGCGACAAAAAATGTAAATGGTGGTCTTTTTTCATACGGAACACAAGGTTTTGCAAGACTAGATGTATATGAAGACGGAGCTTCTACAGTTCATTTTTATACTGCAAAAGAGCGTAAAATAGTTTTTGAAGCCAATGTTTTCAAAAAAGATAGTGTTGTAGAATTTACAAATTTCCCAAACGCAAAACTTACAGAAAAAGAAGCTGGAATTTATAAAGATTCAGAAACTAAAAGAGGAAAGTTTTATAAATTTCTTTGGGGAAAAAGATATCGTAAATATTTTGGTCAAAAAATCGTAGCACCAACTGTAAATTTAGATACTTTATATGGAGGTTTAAAACCTGTTAGAAAAGGTGGAGGACATCAATCTAAATCTTTAAGATTAGAAGGTAAAGATGGTAGAGAATATGTAATGCGAGCTTTAAGAAAAAATGCTGTACAATATTTACAAGCTGTTGCTTTTAAAAACCAATATGTAGAAGGTCAATTTAAAAAAACATACACAGAAGACTTGTTGTTAGATGTTTTTACGGGATCTCATCCATATGCACCTTTTACGATTGATAAATTGGCAGAAGCCATAGATGTTTACCATACAAAACCAATTTTGTTTTATGTACCAAAACAGAAAGGCTTGCAAAAATTTAATGCAGAATTTGGTGATGAACTGTACATGATTGAAGCAAGAACTGCAGATGGACATGGAGATAAAAAGTACTTTGGTTTTTCTGATGAAATTATTAGTACAGACGATTTAAGAAAGAATTTAGCAAAAGACGAAAAGTACATTTTAGATGAAGCCTCTTATATAAGAGCACGTTTGTTTGACATGTTAATTGGAGATTGGGACAGGCATCAAGACCAATGGAGATGGGCAGAATTTAAAGAAGGGGAAAAAGTTGTTTATAGACCAGTTCCAAGAGATAGAGACCAAGCTTTTTCTATTTTTAGTGATGGTTTTTTAATGAATCTTTTAACAGGTTCCATTCCTGCTTTAAAAGGAATGCGTTCTTATGAGGAGGACATAAAAAGCCCACAACATTTTAGTATGTCTGCTTATCCATTAGACATGAGATTGATTCGAGAATCTAACAAAGAAATTTGGGACAAACAAGTTTCTATTATTCAAAATCAAATTACAGACAAAGTTATAGAAAGTGCCTTTTCTAAATTTCCAAAAGAAGTTAGAGATGAAAGTATCGACGATATTAAACGAAAATTGAAAGGAAGAAGAAAAAATCTTCAAAAAATTTCCGATAAATATTTTAAACACTTAAATAAGTTTCAAGTTATAACAGGAACTAATAAAGACGATTGGTTCGAAATTGAACGTTTTCGAAATGGCGATACAAAAGTTGCTGTTTACAGAATTAAAGATGGAGAAAAAGCAGATATTGTACATGAAAGAACCTACAAATATAAAGTTACCAAAGAAATTTGGATGTATGGTTTAGACGATGATGATGTCTTTCTTTTGAATGGAAAAAATGGAAATAAAACTATAAAATTGAAAATTATTGGGGGTTTAAATAATGATACTTACGAAATTAATAACAAGAAAAACGTAAAAGTTTACGATCAAAAGTCAAAGAAAAATACATTTAAAACAACTAATGTTCATAAAAAAATTACAGACGATTATAAAACAAATACATATAACTACAAAAAGTTAAAAAGTAGAAGTAATTTAATTTCTCCTGCAATTGGTTACAATCCAGATGATGGTATTAAAATCGGGTTAAAAAATACACTTTTAGTAAATAGTTTCGAAAGAAATCCATTTACTAGAAAACACATTATAGAAGGTTATTATTTTTTCGCAACAAATGGTTACGAATTAAAATACAATGGAGAATATGCCAATATTTTAGATCGTTTAAATTTAGGTTTAAATGCACAATTTAACAGCCCAAATTATGCTAGAAATTTCTTTGGATATGGTAATAATTCTTACAACCCAGAAGCAGATGATTTGGAAAATAGAAATTTTAATAGAGTTAAGATCAGAAAAATTCAAGTGGGTTCTTTTTTAAAATATAGAGGAGATTTAGGTGCTGAAATTAAATTAGCTGCTAATTTTCAAAATTTTGATGTTGAAAGAACTTCTAATCGTTTTTTAGAAACACAGTATTTAGCAACAAACAAAATCTTTAAAGCCCAAAATTTCTTTAATACAGAAGCTAGTTATTATTACCAACATTCAGACAATCCTGCTTTTCCAACTTTAGGTGTAGAATTTAATGCATTATTGGGGCATACAAGAAGTTTAAATAGCAAACGTAATTTCTCTTACGCCACAACATCCTTAGGTATTACTCATAAAATAATACCTAATGGAAAATTAGTTTTAGCTTCTAAGGTAGATGGACATTTTACTTTTGGAAATGATTTTGAATTTTACCAAGCCGCAACAATTGGAGGAAATGAAGGTTTACGTGGTTATAGAAACGAACGTTTTACTGGAAAGAATGCATTTTATCATACAACAGATATTCGCTATAACATTAGCAACCTAAGAACTGCAATTCTGCCAATTAATATTGGTGTTTATGGTGGTTTCGATTATGGAAAAGTTTGGGAATCTCCAGATAACATTGTATTTGCTCCATTAGATTCTCCAACTCCAAATACATCTTATGGTGGAGGATTTTTCTTAAACGCAGCAAATATGCTAACCACAAGTGTTGGTGCGTTTAACAGTAGTGATGGTTTAAGAATAACATTTAGTTTAGGTTTCGATTTTTAG
- a CDS encoding nucleotidyltransferase family protein has translation MDKIAILILAGGRSSRMKTPKQLLKIGDKYLLELVLEKAFSIQKSNVFCVLGNSSKEIQEKISFKNITVILNKNSENGLSSSIISGVKYIQKNDLSFDGICVLLADQPAIEKTYLKAMYQLFKSNNSKIIASNYGNILGVPVIFSKKYFPQLLLIEGDKGAKEFINAKKNDVLCPELNTNFIDIDTKEDFNSYKKSIFK, from the coding sequence ATGGATAAAATCGCAATTTTAATATTGGCTGGTGGTCGTTCTTCTCGTATGAAAACTCCAAAACAACTTCTTAAAATTGGCGATAAGTATTTACTTGAACTCGTTTTAGAAAAAGCTTTTTCAATTCAAAAATCGAATGTTTTTTGTGTTTTAGGTAATAGTTCTAAAGAAATTCAAGAAAAAATATCTTTTAAAAATATAACTGTAATTTTAAATAAAAATTCAGAAAATGGTTTAAGTTCTAGCATTATTTCTGGAGTGAAATATATTCAGAAAAATGACTTAAGTTTTGACGGAATTTGCGTGCTTTTAGCAGATCAACCAGCTATAGAAAAAACTTATTTAAAAGCTATGTATCAATTATTTAAGAGTAATAATTCTAAAATAATTGCTTCAAATTATGGTAATATACTTGGAGTTCCTGTAATTTTCTCGAAAAAATATTTTCCTCAATTGTTATTGATAGAGGGAGACAAAGGTGCAAAAGAGTTCATAAATGCCAAAAAAAATGATGTTCTTTGTCCTGAATTGAATACAAATTTTATAGATATTGACACCAAAGAAGATTTCAATTCTTATAAAAAATCAATATTTAAATAA
- a CDS encoding XdhC family protein, with protein sequence MIHELKEIIEKAIINEQKGLKNVLATVVDLDGSSYRKPGVRMLISEDNSYTGAVSGGCVEKEIIQRAKTVFRDNKPKIITYDGRYRLGCEGILYILLEPFFISNYFLLAFSEATKNRESFKITCLYSKEDEVFGNFGSAITFKNNKQFLFSESFHLQHKKEEFVFTQLLEPSFKLIIIGGEHDAVKLCKIASNLGWEIDVITSAKDSKKLIDFPGANVVVGESPETIQFKNINTNTAIVIMNHSYVQDLKYLVKLTEFNPKYIGILGAPNRRERLFNELFDFAPETSEEFLDIIYTPAGLHIGAQTPEEIAISIIAEILSILRKKEPFSLRNLSGKINQ encoded by the coding sequence ATGATTCACGAACTTAAAGAAATTATAGAGAAAGCCATTATTAACGAACAAAAAGGATTAAAAAATGTCTTGGCAACTGTTGTGGATTTAGATGGTTCTTCTTACAGAAAACCTGGTGTTAGAATGTTAATTTCTGAAGACAATTCCTATACTGGAGCTGTAAGTGGTGGTTGCGTAGAAAAAGAAATTATACAAAGAGCAAAAACAGTTTTTAGAGACAATAAGCCAAAGATAATTACGTACGATGGAAGGTATAGATTAGGATGTGAAGGAATTTTATACATTTTGTTAGAACCTTTTTTTATCTCAAATTACTTTTTATTGGCTTTTTCTGAAGCTACAAAAAATAGAGAATCTTTTAAAATAACTTGTCTTTATTCTAAAGAAGATGAAGTTTTCGGGAATTTTGGTTCAGCAATTACTTTTAAAAATAATAAACAATTTTTATTTTCTGAATCCTTTCATCTTCAACATAAAAAAGAAGAATTTGTTTTTACGCAGCTTTTAGAACCTTCATTTAAATTAATTATTATTGGAGGCGAACATGATGCTGTGAAATTATGCAAAATTGCTTCTAATTTAGGTTGGGAAATCGATGTAATTACATCCGCTAAAGACAGTAAAAAATTAATCGATTTCCCTGGAGCAAATGTTGTAGTTGGAGAAAGCCCAGAAACAATTCAGTTTAAAAACATTAATACAAATACTGCCATTGTAATTATGAACCATAGTTACGTACAAGATTTAAAATATTTGGTAAAACTTACAGAATTCAACCCAAAATACATTGGTATTTTAGGGGCTCCAAATAGAAGAGAACGTTTATTTAACGAGCTTTTCGACTTTGCACCAGAAACTTCTGAAGAATTTTTAGACATAATTTACACACCTGCAGGTTTGCATATTGGTGCGCAAACACCAGAGGAAATTGCAATTTCTATTATTGCTGAAATACTATCTATTCTTAGAAAGAAAGAACCTTTTTCATTACGAAATTTATCAGGGAAAATTAATCAATAA
- a CDS encoding peptide-methionine (S)-S-oxide reductase, with translation MELTKIAFGGGCHWCTEAVFQSIIGVEKVEQGWVSSTNGNTSFSEAVIVEFNVSKIDLITLIEVHLLTHKSTSNHSMREKYRSAIYYFKENEVQEIEQIIEKIQSNFSEKIITKILKFKEFKASTNEFQNYFQKNPQKPFCKKYIHPKLELLKKKYSSKVVISNPL, from the coding sequence ATGGAATTAACAAAAATTGCTTTTGGTGGTGGCTGTCATTGGTGTACAGAAGCTGTATTTCAATCTATAATTGGTGTAGAAAAAGTGGAACAAGGATGGGTTTCTTCAACAAATGGAAATACTTCTTTTTCTGAAGCAGTAATAGTAGAATTTAATGTTTCCAAAATTGATTTAATAACCTTAATTGAAGTCCATTTATTAACTCATAAAAGTACGAGTAATCATTCTATGAGAGAAAAATATAGGTCTGCTATTTATTATTTTAAAGAAAATGAAGTTCAAGAAATTGAACAAATAATAGAAAAAATACAATCTAATTTTTCAGAGAAAATTATCACTAAAATATTAAAGTTTAAAGAATTTAAAGCTTCTACAAATGAGTTTCAAAATTACTTTCAGAAAAACCCACAAAAACCATTTTGTAAAAAATACATTCATCCAAAATTAGAGCTATTAAAGAAAAAGTATTCAAGTAAAGTTGTTATTTCGAATCCACTTTAA
- a CDS encoding aldo/keto reductase, translated as MNLGLGTAALGRPQYINVRQESCDNSNLEIFRKESFLVLEDAYNLGIRYFDTAPGYGLAEELLLEWLLTKNDKSIEVATKWGYTYTANFDANAKIHEIKEHSLAKLNEQWQFSKQLLPYLKVYQIHSATLETGVLENTEVLEKLAFIKKEHNLKIGLTTTGTNQVEVIKNALNVVVDGEQLFDLFQVTYNLLDQSLKEISAELNNQNKTIVIKEALANGRVFRNENYNHYSKMYAVLESLAENYKVGVDAISLKYGKQTIPNATILSGASNFKQLKENLKLDSFTLTFEEIETLNSFKIAPEFYWNERKNLQWN; from the coding sequence ATGAATTTAGGACTTGGAACAGCCGCTTTAGGAAGACCACAATACATAAATGTACGTCAAGAAAGTTGTGATAATTCTAATTTAGAAATTTTTAGAAAAGAAAGTTTTTTGGTTTTAGAAGATGCTTACAATTTAGGCATTCGATATTTCGATACTGCTCCAGGTTATGGTTTGGCAGAAGAATTATTGTTAGAATGGTTACTAACAAAAAACGATAAATCCATAGAAGTAGCAACAAAATGGGGTTATACGTACACCGCAAATTTTGATGCAAATGCAAAAATTCACGAAATAAAGGAACATAGTTTAGCCAAATTAAATGAGCAGTGGCAATTTTCTAAACAGCTACTGCCCTATTTAAAAGTGTATCAAATTCATTCTGCGACTTTAGAAACTGGTGTTTTAGAAAATACCGAAGTTTTAGAAAAATTGGCTTTTATAAAGAAAGAACACAATTTAAAAATAGGATTAACGACTACTGGAACTAACCAAGTTGAAGTAATTAAAAATGCCTTAAATGTTGTAGTTGATGGAGAACAATTATTCGACCTTTTTCAAGTAACTTATAATTTGTTGGACCAGAGTTTAAAAGAAATTTCAGCTGAATTAAATAATCAAAATAAAACGATTGTAATAAAAGAAGCTTTGGCAAATGGACGTGTTTTTCGGAATGAAAACTACAATCATTATTCCAAAATGTATGCTGTTTTAGAAAGTTTGGCGGAAAATTACAAGGTTGGTGTAGATGCTATTTCCTTAAAATATGGAAAACAAACCATTCCAAATGCTACTATTTTAAGTGGAGCAAGTAATTTTAAACAATTAAAAGAAAATTTAAAATTAGATTCTTTTACACTCACATTCGAGGAAATAGAAACATTAAATTCCTTTAAAATTGCGCCAGAATTTTATTGGAATGAAAGGAAAAATCTGCAATGGAATTAA
- a CDS encoding peptide methionine sulfoxide reductase, with protein sequence MKVLKTIHNLPEGYSEGIYENKKYSLTKQIFNEGKSFKIYGKELKGNNFISLNYYITSKKEILKPCEMPAQKVIHFLENIKII encoded by the coding sequence ATGAAAGTTCTAAAAACCATACATAATTTACCTGAAGGTTATTCTGAGGGAATTTACGAGAACAAAAAATACAGCCTAACAAAACAAATTTTTAATGAAGGTAAATCATTTAAAATTTATGGTAAAGAATTAAAAGGCAACAATTTTATCAGCTTAAATTATTACATCACTTCTAAAAAAGAAATTTTAAAACCTTGTGAAATGCCAGCACAAAAAGTGATTCATTTTTTAGAAAACATTAAAATTATATAA
- a CDS encoding protein adenylyltransferase SelO → MKLNIKHTFTESLPADKNLENSRRQVENAVFSYVSPKKTSNPKVLHVSKEMASELGITKEETKTDFFKNIVTGNEIYPETKPFAMCYAGHQFGNWAGQLGDGRAINLFEVEHKNKNWKVQLKGAGETPYSRTADGLAVLRSSIREYLCSEAMFYLGVSTTRALSLSLSGDQVLRDVLYNGNPAYEKGAIVARTAPSFLRFGNFEIFSSRNDVKNLKILTDYTIINHFSHLGNPSKETYISFFKEVSERTLHMIIDWQRVGFVHGVMNTDNMSILGLTIDFGPYGWLEGFDFGWTPNTTDRQNKRYRYGNQPNIGLWNLYQLANALYPLIEDAKPLEEILNNYKVDFEKQSFTMMKSKLGLFSVDKNDIELIQNLEDNLQLTETDMTIFFRNLSNLDEDSSSLKIVEDAFYNLEDISGEVKSRWNLWFQNYTERLQKETLSHAERKEKMDGVNPKYVLRNYMAQLAIDKADEGNYSLIEELFQLLKNPYKEQPESEKWFVKRPEWARNKVGCSMLSCSS, encoded by the coding sequence ATGAAACTAAACATAAAACATACTTTTACAGAAAGTTTACCAGCAGATAAAAACTTAGAAAATTCGAGAAGACAAGTAGAAAATGCCGTTTTTTCTTATGTTTCTCCTAAGAAAACATCAAACCCGAAAGTGTTACATGTTTCTAAAGAAATGGCTTCTGAATTAGGAATTACCAAAGAAGAAACTAAAACCGATTTCTTTAAAAATATTGTTACTGGAAATGAAATTTATCCTGAAACAAAGCCTTTTGCCATGTGTTATGCTGGACATCAATTTGGAAATTGGGCAGGACAATTAGGAGATGGAAGAGCCATAAATTTGTTTGAAGTAGAACACAAAAACAAGAATTGGAAAGTGCAATTAAAAGGTGCTGGAGAAACTCCATATTCTAGAACTGCAGATGGTTTGGCGGTTTTACGTTCGTCCATAAGAGAATATTTGTGCAGTGAAGCAATGTTTTATTTAGGCGTTTCAACAACGCGTGCTTTGTCTTTAAGTTTATCTGGAGACCAAGTTTTAAGAGATGTTTTATATAATGGAAATCCTGCCTACGAAAAAGGGGCAATTGTTGCGAGAACAGCGCCAAGTTTTTTACGTTTTGGTAATTTTGAAATCTTTTCTTCGAGAAACGATGTGAAAAACTTAAAAATATTGACAGACTACACCATAATAAATCATTTTTCCCATTTGGGAAATCCATCCAAGGAAACGTATATCAGTTTTTTTAAAGAAGTTTCTGAGCGCACTTTACATATGATTATCGATTGGCAAAGAGTCGGTTTTGTACACGGAGTTATGAATACAGATAACATGTCCATCTTAGGTTTAACTATCGATTTCGGACCTTATGGCTGGTTGGAAGGTTTCGATTTTGGCTGGACACCAAACACAACAGATCGCCAAAATAAACGCTACAGATATGGAAATCAGCCAAATATTGGTTTGTGGAATTTGTATCAATTAGCAAATGCTTTGTATCCTTTAATTGAAGATGCAAAACCTTTAGAAGAAATTTTGAACAATTATAAAGTAGATTTTGAAAAACAATCTTTTACAATGATGAAATCTAAATTAGGTTTATTTTCAGTTGATAAAAATGACATAGAATTGATTCAAAACTTAGAAGATAATTTACAATTGACAGAAACAGATATGACTATTTTCTTCAGAAATCTAAGCAATTTAGATGAAGATTCATCCAGCTTAAAAATTGTAGAAGATGCTTTTTACAATCTTGAAGATATTTCTGGCGAAGTGAAAAGCAGATGGAATTTATGGTTTCAAAATTATACAGAAAGACTTCAAAAAGAAACACTTTCACATGCTGAAAGAAAAGAAAAAATGGATGGGGTTAATCCTAAATATGTGTTGCGAAATTACATGGCACAATTGGCGATTGACAAAGCAGATGAAGGCAATTATTCTTTAATTGAAGAGTTATTTCAATTATTGAAAAATCCATACAAAGAACAGCCAGAAAGCGAAAAATGGTTTGTAAAAAGGCCAGAATGGGCAAGAAATAAAGTAGGTTGTTCTATGTTATCTTGTAGTTCTTAA
- the msrA gene encoding peptide-methionine (S)-S-oxide reductase MsrA, with the protein MNNKSLQIATLGGGCFWCTEAVFQEVKGVEKVVSGYAGGNAPGKPTYREICSGLTGHAEVIQITFDSNIITFEDILVVFMTTHDPTTLNQQGADRGTQYRSVIYYENETQHKIAEEVIKQIQPYYSNKIVTEISPLPIFYEAEQEHQNYYRENTQQGYCSFVIEPKLAKLRKLYADKLK; encoded by the coding sequence ATGAATAATAAAAGTTTACAAATTGCCACATTAGGAGGTGGTTGTTTTTGGTGTACAGAAGCTGTATTCCAAGAAGTTAAAGGTGTAGAAAAAGTAGTTTCTGGTTATGCTGGTGGAAATGCACCAGGCAAACCAACATATAGAGAAATTTGCTCTGGGTTAACTGGACATGCAGAAGTAATTCAAATAACATTCGATTCAAATATTATTACTTTCGAAGACATTTTGGTTGTTTTTATGACCACACACGATCCTACAACTTTAAACCAACAAGGTGCAGATAGAGGTACACAATATCGTTCTGTAATTTATTACGAAAATGAAACGCAACACAAAATTGCAGAGGAAGTTATAAAACAAATTCAGCCTTATTATTCTAATAAAATTGTAACAGAAATTAGTCCACTACCAATTTTTTATGAAGCTGAACAAGAACATCAAAATTATTATAGAGAAAATACACAACAAGGGTATTGTAGTTTTGTAATTGAACCAAAATTGGCAAAATTGAGAAAATTATATGCGGATAAATTGAAGTAA